In the genome of Nocardia sp. NBC_00416, one region contains:
- a CDS encoding penicillin-binding transpeptidase domain-containing protein, giving the protein MAIRPVLVIVVAALVFAVTGCGAGAAGPITAADSFLNAFTARDIETAAGRTTRPEKAFAALTSAWDELDAEELRADTGAARISGDTATVDYTYEWRLHGGRIWTYTGQLPMVRSGGEWTVRWSGAAVHPRLGDTQTMSLSVRPAPRARVNEQSGSDVLVPGTVSRVTFDAADSGDPERVATAVSRALTDIDDRLTPERILDSARAADGVYTVTVLTEAEFGRVGALLIGLPGVRVTQEWDMAPTDRKFAPDLMAQVRQTVIDEVDGRAGWRVVARNANGAETGVLHEVAAQPAPSFALSVDRRIQNAAQHAVDGRREQTMMVAIRPSTGGILAVAQNAAADRDGPVATIGQYPPGSVFKTVTAAAALSSGIATPDTVIACPSAITIGERMIPNYDGFTVGDVPLTTAYARSCNTSFAQLASTLPDSALSDSAAAFGIGPDYTIPGLPTFSGSVPAAEDRTQRTEDGIGQGRVVVSAFGLALMAATVASGRAPTPYLIAGRETVVDGQRPAVDPDVVRGLRMMMRAVVVSGTAERIADQGEVFGKTGEAEVTGGSHSWFVGYRGDIAFATLLVEGGSSDNAVAVTREMLVALPGGY; this is encoded by the coding sequence ATGGCGATCCGTCCGGTACTCGTGATCGTGGTCGCGGCGCTGGTTTTCGCCGTGACCGGATGCGGCGCGGGCGCCGCCGGCCCGATCACCGCCGCGGACAGTTTTCTGAATGCCTTCACCGCCCGCGATATCGAGACGGCCGCCGGTCGGACGACCCGCCCCGAGAAGGCTTTCGCCGCACTCACTTCTGCGTGGGACGAATTGGACGCCGAGGAACTCCGCGCCGATACCGGCGCGGCGCGGATCAGCGGGGACACCGCCACCGTCGACTACACCTACGAATGGCGCCTGCACGGTGGTCGTATCTGGACCTACACCGGTCAGCTGCCGATGGTGCGCAGCGGTGGCGAGTGGACGGTGCGTTGGAGCGGTGCTGCTGTACACCCCCGGCTCGGTGATACCCAGACCATGTCGTTGTCGGTGCGGCCGGCCCCGCGGGCCCGGGTGAACGAACAATCCGGGAGCGACGTACTGGTCCCGGGGACCGTGTCGCGGGTGACCTTCGACGCCGCCGACAGTGGGGATCCGGAGCGGGTGGCGACCGCGGTATCGCGGGCGCTGACCGATATCGACGACCGGCTCACCCCGGAACGGATACTGGATTCCGCGCGCGCGGCCGACGGCGTGTACACGGTGACCGTGCTGACCGAGGCCGAGTTCGGCCGCGTGGGGGCCCTGCTCATCGGGCTACCCGGGGTCCGGGTGACCCAGGAATGGGATATGGCGCCCACCGACCGGAAGTTCGCCCCCGATCTGATGGCGCAGGTGCGGCAGACGGTGATCGACGAGGTCGACGGCCGGGCCGGCTGGCGGGTGGTGGCCCGCAACGCCAACGGTGCGGAAACCGGTGTCCTGCACGAGGTGGCGGCGCAGCCCGCACCGTCGTTCGCGCTGAGCGTGGATCGCCGGATCCAGAACGCGGCACAGCATGCGGTCGACGGCCGGCGGGAACAGACCATGATGGTGGCGATCCGGCCTTCGACCGGAGGGATTCTCGCCGTGGCGCAGAACGCCGCCGCGGATCGGGACGGACCGGTCGCGACCATCGGGCAGTACCCGCCCGGCTCGGTATTCAAAACGGTGACTGCGGCGGCCGCCCTGTCGTCGGGGATCGCGACACCGGACACAGTGATCGCCTGCCCCAGCGCGATCACCATCGGGGAGCGGATGATTCCGAATTACGACGGGTTCACCGTCGGCGATGTTCCCTTGACCACCGCGTACGCGCGGTCGTGCAATACATCGTTCGCTCAATTGGCCAGTACATTGCCGGATTCCGCGCTCTCGGACAGTGCGGCCGCATTCGGTATCGGACCGGACTACACGATTCCGGGCCTGCCGACCTTCTCCGGTTCGGTGCCGGCGGCGGAGGACCGTACTCAGCGCACCGAGGACGGGATCGGCCAGGGACGGGTGGTGGTGAGTGCGTTCGGTCTGGCGCTGATGGCCGCGACCGTGGCGTCCGGCCGCGCGCCGACGCCGTATCTGATCGCCGGGCGCGAGACGGTGGTCGACGGGCAGCGGCCCGCGGTGGACCCGGATGTGGTGCGCGGCCTGCGGATGATGATGCGGGCGGTGGTCGTCTCGGGCACGGCCGAGCGGATCGCCGATCAGGGGGAGGTGTTCGGCAAGACCGGCGAGGCCGAGGTGACGGGCGGCTCACATTCCTGGTTCGTCGGTTACCGGGGCGATATCGCCTTCGCGACGCTGTTGGTCGAAGGCGGTAGTTCCGATAATGCCGTGGCGGTGACCCGGGAAATGCTGGTGGCCCTGCCCGGCGGGTACTGA
- a CDS encoding GNAT family N-acetyltransferase — MRSLLEPTRRAKYVPARQLAKRDLAQVLRVLDDDPVASCMVAARLQEYGLDNRFGQGELWSRGGPAESLCFSGVNLIPLRGGRDALRAFADRAIRWPRMCSSVVGRQELALPLWEMLADHWGPERELRGAQPLLALTDTAISAADPEVRQVRPEELDRYLAAAIAMFIEEVGIDPRAGDGGRGYRRRVSGLIEAGRAWARFVDGEVVFKAEVGAMSRRTGQIQGVWVRPEYRGQGFGTTGTAAVANSVVASGRTASLYVNDFNEIARSAYRAVGFQQIATFATILLD; from the coding sequence GTGCGGAGTCTGCTGGAGCCGACCCGGCGTGCGAAGTATGTTCCCGCGCGCCAGCTCGCCAAGCGGGACCTGGCGCAGGTACTCCGGGTGCTCGACGACGATCCGGTGGCCAGCTGCATGGTCGCCGCCCGGCTACAGGAATATGGTCTGGACAATCGGTTCGGCCAGGGTGAGCTGTGGAGTCGCGGCGGCCCGGCCGAATCGCTGTGCTTCTCCGGAGTGAATCTGATCCCGCTGCGCGGGGGCCGGGACGCGTTACGCGCGTTCGCGGACCGCGCCATCCGCTGGCCCCGTATGTGCTCCTCGGTGGTCGGCCGCCAAGAACTGGCGCTACCGCTGTGGGAGATGCTCGCCGACCACTGGGGCCCGGAACGGGAGCTGCGCGGCGCCCAGCCGCTGCTCGCCCTCACCGACACGGCTATTTCGGCGGCCGATCCCGAGGTGCGTCAGGTCCGGCCCGAGGAGCTGGACCGCTACCTCGCGGCGGCGATCGCGATGTTCATCGAAGAAGTCGGGATCGATCCCCGGGCCGGTGACGGGGGCCGCGGCTACCGGCGCCGGGTGTCCGGGCTGATCGAGGCGGGCCGGGCGTGGGCGCGGTTCGTCGACGGCGAGGTCGTGTTCAAGGCGGAGGTGGGCGCGATGTCCCGGCGAACGGGCCAGATCCAGGGCGTCTGGGTACGTCCGGAATACCGGGGACAAGGCTTCGGGACCACGGGAACCGCTGCCGTGGCGAACTCGGTGGTCGCCTCCGGTCGCACCGCGAGCCTGTACGTCAACGACTTCAACGAGATCGCCCGCAGCGCCTACCGCGCTGTCGGTTTCCAGCAGATCGCCACTTTCGCCACGATTCTGCTGGACTGA
- the ispG gene encoding flavodoxin-dependent (E)-4-hydroxy-3-methylbut-2-enyl-diphosphate synthase, whose protein sequence is MTSTIGLGMPTAPAAVLAPRRRTRQLMVGGVGVGSDHPISVQSMTTTRTHDVNATLQQIAELTASGCDIVRVACPRQEDADALPIIAKKSQIPVIADIHFQPRYIFAAIDAGCAAVRVNPGNIKEFDGRVGEVAKAAGAAGIPIRIGVNAGSLDKRMLAKYGKATPEALVESALWEASLFEEHGFGDIKISVKHNDPVVMVEAYRQLAAQSDYPLHLGVTEAGPAFQGTVKSAVAFGALLSEGIGDTIRVSLSAPPAEEVKVGDQILQSLNLRPRKLEIVSCPSCGRAQVDVYTLANEVTAGLDGLEVPLRVAVMGCVVNGPGEAREADLGVASGNGKGQIFVKGEVVKTVPEAQIVETLIEEAMRIAEEMGADAGTGEPVVSVG, encoded by the coding sequence GCCGACCGCACCCGCAGCGGTGCTCGCGCCGCGGCGCAGGACCCGTCAACTGATGGTGGGTGGTGTCGGTGTGGGCAGTGACCACCCGATCTCGGTGCAGTCGATGACGACGACCAGAACGCACGATGTGAACGCGACGTTGCAGCAGATCGCGGAGCTGACCGCGTCGGGCTGCGATATCGTCCGAGTGGCCTGCCCGCGGCAGGAGGACGCCGACGCGCTGCCGATTATTGCGAAGAAATCGCAGATCCCGGTGATCGCCGATATCCACTTCCAGCCCCGCTACATTTTCGCCGCGATCGACGCGGGCTGCGCGGCGGTCCGGGTGAACCCCGGCAATATCAAGGAATTCGACGGTCGGGTCGGCGAGGTCGCCAAGGCGGCCGGAGCCGCCGGCATCCCGATCCGCATCGGCGTGAACGCCGGCTCCCTGGACAAGCGGATGCTGGCCAAGTACGGGAAGGCGACCCCGGAGGCCCTCGTCGAATCGGCGCTGTGGGAGGCGAGCCTGTTCGAGGAGCACGGGTTCGGTGATATCAAGATCTCGGTCAAGCACAATGACCCGGTGGTCATGGTCGAGGCCTACCGGCAACTGGCCGCGCAGTCCGACTATCCGCTGCACCTCGGGGTCACCGAGGCGGGCCCGGCCTTCCAGGGCACCGTGAAATCCGCGGTCGCGTTCGGGGCGCTGCTGAGCGAGGGGATCGGCGACACCATCCGGGTATCGCTGTCCGCGCCGCCCGCCGAAGAGGTGAAGGTCGGCGATCAGATCCTGCAGTCGCTGAACCTGCGGCCCCGCAAACTCGAGATCGTGTCCTGTCCGTCGTGTGGCCGCGCCCAGGTTGACGTGTACACGCTCGCCAACGAGGTCACCGCCGGTCTGGACGGCCTGGAGGTGCCGCTGCGGGTCGCGGTCATGGGCTGCGTGGTCAACGGTCCGGGCGAGGCGCGGGAGGCCGATCTCGGCGTGGCGTCGGGCAACGGCAAGGGGCAGATCTTCGTCAAGGGCGAGGTCGTCAAAACAGTGCCCGAGGCGCAGATCGTGGAAACCCTCATCGAGGAGGCCATGCGGATCGCCGAGGAGATGGGTGCGGACGCCGGGACCGGGGAACCGGTCGTCAGCGTCGGCTGA